A genomic region of Rhipicephalus sanguineus isolate Rsan-2018 chromosome 3, BIME_Rsan_1.4, whole genome shotgun sequence contains the following coding sequences:
- the LOC125757874 gene encoding uncharacterized protein LOC125757874 produces MLSAGNSVSATSRGSSTSFLDEDTNYKVVLPRLPTGNDVLNSVFLHADLGGRPYRAPDFRDALLEVVTTADVIGVGQYQMSHVWMVTCASRVAMQKLVTRAELRVKGRKCMVIDPETKDIKLKLLWLPPHLEPRRVEEAFQAYGVVKSIERETRRCAGMEQWMTTNRDVALELKDGITVSSIPHIMSIYGHQCLVLIPGRPPLCLRCKRVGHVRRQCKTPRCLQCHRFGHLSDACVSTYASFVLANLAQKSLIWTILWMLQRWSTHPEKQ; encoded by the coding sequence ATGCTCTCTGCTGGAAACAGCGTATCGGCCACAAGCCGAGGATCATCGACCTCGTTTCTTGATGAAGATACAAACTACAAAGTCGTCCTGCCACGTCTACCAACCGGTAACGATGTCTTGAATTCCGTTTTCCTTCATGCAGACTTGGGTGGTAGACCGTACCGAGCTCCAGACTTCCGTGACGCTCTGCTTGAAGTGGTGACTACTGCGGACGTTATAGGTGTGGGACAGTACCAAATGAGCCATGTGTGGATGGTTACCTGCGCAAGTAGAGTGGCGATGCAGAAACTTGTCACCCGTGCTGAGCTTCGTGTAAAAGGGCGGAAGTGCATGGTGATAGATCCGGAGACCAAGGATATTAAACTGAAACTCCTTTGGCTACCACCTCACCTAGAACCTCGACGAGTTGAAGAGGCATTTCAAGCATATGGTGTGGTCAAATCTATAGAGAGAGAGACACGGAGATGTGCTGGTATGGAGCAATGGATGACAACGAACCGGGATGTTGCCTTAGAGCTCAAGGATGGCATCACTGTAAGCTCAATACCACATATTATGTCCATCTACGGTCATCAATGCCTAGTCCTTATTCCTGGTAGGCCTCCGCTGTGTCTTCGTTGCAAGCGAGTGGGACACGTTCGTCGACAGTGCAAAACACCGCGGTGCTTACAGTGCCACCGCTTCGGCCATTTGTCGGATGCTTGCGTGTCGACTTACGCAAGCTTCGTTCTGGCCAATCTAGCACAGAAGAGCCTCATCTGGACCATCTTATGGATGCTACAGAGGTGGTCGACGCATCCGGAGAAGCAGTAG